Genomic segment of Calditrichota bacterium:
GGTGGCAGAGACTATCCAGAATAAATTGAAAAGCGTGATCGAGAAATTATAATCCAGAGCAATATAGCAGAATCACTGAAACATGGAATAGATATCCTTAATCGAGCAAAAAGTAACTACCAAATTGTCATAGCGGCGTTTGTATGAAGTTGCAATGTGAGGGCAGATGACATAATTTTTCCCATCAGGATAAAGAGAGCGAAAATGGAGTAATGTTTTGGGCGTGAAATCGTCCGGGCGTATTTTGCATTCCAGGGTATGCACTTGCTGTCTGGTTCCTTTTATTACAAAATCAATTTCACGTCCCGATTTATCGCGCCAATAAAATAGATTGAATTCGGGGACAGATACTCTTAAAGCATCGAGTATTAGCTGCTCCCATAGGATACCGCGATCTTCAGGTCTGATTGTGTCCCAGCCTTTGCTAAAAGTGACAAATCCAGTGTCAAAAGCATAACATTTCTGTCGCCGGGTAATTTCGCGGCGACTGCCGCCGTAGAAAGGGGAAAGCAAATAAATCGCATGCGCAATCGTCATAGCTTCTATGTGAGCTTTCACGGTAGGACGGCTTAAATCAGAGAGTTTAGCCAGACTTGTAAAATCAATTATTCCACCGCTTTGACGTAATAAAAGATGCAGCAATTTCATAAAACCAATACGATTTCGGATTCCGAATAATTCTTGAATGTCGCGAGCATAGAAGCTATCGATCCATTCAGAAAAAAAGGTTTCATCTTTACTATTGGCAAGTAACGGTTCTGGCAAACCGCCGTGCAAAAGGCGGTGATCAAAATCTTTTATGCCAAAAATGTCCCGACACTCATCCCATAACACTGGAGGCAGATAAATCGTGATTTTTCGTCCAGTGAGACTATCGCGAAACTTTTTTGTAGCAGCTAATG
This window contains:
- a CDS encoding ATP-binding protein, producing MVIRPFWIKRIEQAWHKRPIVWLSGVRRVGKTTLAKMFKNAIYLNCDLPSVARQLSDPEFFYANLEKKTLIIFDEIHRLENPSLVLKIAADNYPQLKILATGSSSLAATKKFRDSLTGRKITIYLPPVLWDECRDIFGIKDFDHRLLHGGLPEPLLANSKDETFFSEWIDSFYARDIQELFGIRNRIGFMKLLHLLLRQSGGIIDFTSLAKLSDLSRPTVKAHIEAMTIAHAIYLLSPFYGGSRREITRRQKCYAFDTGFVTFSKGWDTIRPEDRGILWEQLILDALRVSVPEFNLFYWRDKSGREIDFVIKGTRQQVHTLECKIRPDDFTPKTLLHFRSLYPDGKNYVICPHIATSYKRRYDNLVVTFCSIKDIYSMFQ